The Rhopalosiphum maidis isolate BTI-1 chromosome 1, ASM367621v3, whole genome shotgun sequence genome has a segment encoding these proteins:
- the LOC113561287 gene encoding lysocardiolipin acyltransferase 1-like isoform X2, whose amino-acid sequence MEWRGIAYITLWYLSITSGFLALCCPTVPLMFVCPHAFRYIIGIIFSVWEMYPTILMRLLFNTRFVITGDHINPFDGALLIMNHRNRLDWNFLWGGMYYSSKPPAHKLKMVLKSAIRHVPFAGWVMQLSGFLYIHRRWDHDQSSMEKQLKYFRDVNDTHQILLFPEGTDLSPSNIIRSNKYAAKNNLPSYKYVLHPKTTGFVFLTDTMRKNNQIKAVYDLTIGYPDLIPQSEMDALRGVFPRSVHFHIKRYDEADLPLSSDGLKSWLNDIWRLKEKRLADFTLTSSFSSNPQATLNNNQPIDNALYLALIFWTLVQSIVIYGIVTSSLFQYWCLLCCIVFLGFSYTEDGFQMFEVKFFNFTRN is encoded by the exons ATGGAATGGCGAGGGATTGCATACATCACATTATGGTATCTGAGTATTACAAGTGGATTTCTTGCTCTATGTTGTCCAACAGTACCCTTGATGTTTGTTTGTCCACATGCTTTCCGTTATATTATAGGCATCATATTCTCTGTGTGGGAGATGTATCCCACC atattgatGCGTTTATTGTTCAACACTCGTTTTGTAATAACTGGAGATCACATCAATCCATTTGATGGTGCATTGTTAATAATGAATCACCGTAATCGGTTGGATTGGAATTTCTTGTGGGGTGGTATGTATTACAGTTCCAAGCCACCTGCACATAAGCTAAAAATGGTTCTTAAGTCAGCTATTCGACATGTACCTTTTGCTGGTTGGGTGATGCAATTATCgggatttttatacatacatcgtCGTTGGGATCATGATCAATCTTCAATGGAAAAGCAACTAAAATACTTTCGTGATGTAAACGATACTCATCAG attcTATTGTTCCCTGAAGGAACAGATCTATCGCCAAGCAATATCATACGTAGCAACAAATATGCTGCAAAAAACAATCTTCCCAGTTATAAATATGTGCTTCACCCAAAAACTACAGGATTTGTCTTCCTTACTGATACAATgcgtaaaa ataatcaaattaaagcAGTGTATGATTTGACGATCGGTTACCCAGATTTAATACCACAGAGTGAAATGGATGCTTTACGAGGTGTATTTCCTAGAAGTGtgcattttcatataaaaag ATATGATGAAGCAGATTTACCGTTATCCTCAGACGGCTTAAAATCATGGTTAAATGATATTTGGAGGCTGAAAGAAAAAAGATTAGCTGATTTTACTTTGACTTCATCTTTTTCATCCAATCCTCAAGCTACactcaataataatcaacCCATTGATAATGCTCTTtatttagctttaatattttggacCTTAGTTCAG agtattgttatttatggTATAGTAACATCATCACTCTTCCAATATTGGTGTTTGTTGTgctgtatagtatttttaggATTCTCATACACTGAAGATGGTTTCCAAATGTTTGAggtcaaattttttaattttacaagaaattga